A window from Streptomyces sp. NBC_00335 encodes these proteins:
- a CDS encoding cystathionine gamma-synthase produces MSDDSHEHQSFETRAIHAGNTADPLTGAVVPPIYQVSTYKQDGVGGLRGGYEYSRSGNPTRTALEENLAALEGGRRGLAFASGLAAEDCLLRTLLSPGDHVVIPNDAYGGTFRLFAKVVSRWGVEWSVADTSDPASVRAAITPKTKVIWVETPSNPLLGITDIAVVADIARTAGAKLVVDNTFASPYLQQPLALGADVVVHSLTKYMGGHSDVVGGALVAADAALGEELAYHQNAMGAVAGPFDSWLVLRGIKTLAVRMDRHAENAGKIAEMLVRHPKVHTVLYPGLPEHPGHEIAAKQMRNFGGMISFRVTGGEEEAVALCDRTKIFTLGESLGGVESLIEHPGRMTHASVAGSALEVPGDLVRLSVGIENADDLLADLAQALG; encoded by the coding sequence ATGAGCGACGACAGCCACGAGCACCAGAGCTTCGAGACCCGCGCCATCCACGCGGGCAATACGGCGGACCCGCTGACCGGCGCGGTCGTACCCCCGATCTACCAGGTGTCCACGTACAAGCAGGACGGCGTCGGCGGACTGCGCGGCGGCTACGAGTACAGCCGCAGCGGCAACCCGACCCGTACCGCGCTGGAGGAGAACCTCGCGGCGCTGGAGGGCGGCCGGCGCGGCCTCGCCTTCGCGTCCGGGCTCGCCGCCGAGGACTGCCTGCTGCGTACGCTGCTCTCCCCGGGCGACCACGTGGTCATCCCGAACGACGCGTACGGCGGCACCTTCCGCCTCTTCGCCAAGGTCGTCTCCCGCTGGGGCGTCGAGTGGTCGGTCGCCGACACCTCCGACCCGGCGTCGGTGCGCGCGGCGATCACCCCGAAGACCAAGGTCATCTGGGTCGAGACCCCCTCCAACCCGCTGCTCGGCATCACGGACATCGCCGTCGTCGCCGACATCGCGCGGACGGCCGGCGCCAAGCTGGTCGTGGACAACACCTTCGCGTCCCCCTACCTGCAGCAGCCCCTCGCGCTCGGCGCGGACGTGGTCGTGCACTCGCTGACCAAGTACATGGGCGGCCACTCCGACGTCGTCGGCGGCGCGCTCGTCGCCGCGGACGCGGCGCTGGGCGAGGAACTGGCCTACCACCAGAACGCCATGGGCGCGGTGGCCGGTCCCTTCGACTCCTGGCTGGTGCTGCGCGGCATCAAGACGCTGGCCGTCCGCATGGACCGGCACGCGGAGAACGCGGGCAAGATCGCCGAGATGCTGGTGCGCCACCCGAAGGTCCACACGGTCCTCTACCCGGGCCTGCCCGAGCACCCGGGCCACGAGATCGCCGCCAAGCAGATGCGCAACTTCGGCGGCATGATCTCCTTCCGCGTCACCGGCGGCGAGGAGGAGGCCGTCGCGCTCTGCGACCGGACCAAGATCTTCACCCTCGGCGAGTCCCTCGGCGGCGTCGAGTCCCTCATCGAGCACCCGGGCCGCATGACCCACGCCTCGGTGGCCGGCTCGGCCCTGGAGGTCCCGGGCGACCTGGTCCGCCTGTCGGTCGGCATCGAGAACGCCGACGACCTGCTGGCCGACCTCGCGCAGGCGCTGGGCTAG
- the msrA gene encoding peptide-methionine (S)-S-oxide reductase MsrA translates to MFSYRRTPELPTREEALTGRAEPLFALPAVHTVLGNPLAGPYPAHLQVADFGLGCFWGAERKFWQTPGVWTTLAGYQGGFTENPTYEEVCSGGTGHTEVVRVVFDPSLVSYEVLLKLFWESHDPTQGFRQGGDVGTQYRSAVYTHSPAAQATAEASREAYQRVLTASGHGTITTAVLPASERPFWPAEGYHQQYLDRNPGGYCGIGGTGVSCPIGVAGAPGE, encoded by the coding sequence ATGTTCTCGTACCGCCGCACGCCCGAGCTCCCCACCCGCGAGGAAGCCCTGACCGGCCGCGCGGAGCCGCTCTTCGCACTGCCCGCCGTACACACCGTGCTCGGCAACCCCCTCGCGGGCCCGTACCCCGCCCACCTCCAGGTCGCGGACTTCGGCCTCGGCTGTTTCTGGGGCGCCGAGCGCAAGTTCTGGCAGACCCCGGGGGTGTGGACCACCCTGGCCGGCTACCAGGGCGGCTTCACCGAGAACCCGACCTACGAAGAGGTCTGCTCGGGCGGCACCGGCCACACCGAGGTGGTCCGGGTCGTCTTCGACCCCTCCCTGGTCTCCTACGAGGTCCTGCTCAAGCTGTTCTGGGAGTCCCACGACCCCACCCAGGGCTTCCGCCAGGGCGGCGACGTCGGCACCCAGTACCGCTCGGCGGTCTACACCCACTCCCCCGCCGCCCAGGCCACCGCCGAAGCCTCCCGCGAGGCCTACCAGCGCGTCCTGACCGCCTCCGGCCACGGCACCATCACCACGGCCGTCCTCCCGGCGTCGGAACGCCCCTTCTGGCCCGCGGAGGGCTATCACCAGCAATATCTGGACCGCAACCCCGGCGGCTACTGCGGCATCGGCGGCACGGGCGTGAGCTGCCCCATCGGCGTCGCCGGGGCCCCCGGGGAGTGA
- a CDS encoding DUF3885 domain-containing protein, producing MSDTPLPDPAHERLTRLWQAHRPAGPVLPWELKTVYRDRWVRFHSLPESKRYAEDEAEYAVLLNRYNAVLDELFAGCEAYVVTTDWADPSEPTAYSAHRTALHPEGTMWTTLDDTDDPDPDFHTRWYYYADRRPWRRGCLDPLLRAVADDTLPGIFVTDTEFTRIHHPYDGGADVVLATSEERDRMRDRHSSWLSTHPSGY from the coding sequence GTGAGCGACACCCCGCTCCCCGACCCCGCGCACGAGCGGCTGACCCGGCTCTGGCAGGCCCACAGGCCTGCCGGGCCGGTGCTGCCGTGGGAACTGAAGACGGTGTACAGGGACCGTTGGGTGCGCTTCCACAGCCTGCCGGAGTCCAAGCGCTACGCGGAGGACGAGGCCGAGTACGCGGTCCTCCTCAACCGGTACAACGCAGTCCTCGACGAACTCTTCGCGGGCTGCGAGGCATACGTGGTGACCACCGACTGGGCCGACCCGTCCGAGCCGACGGCCTACTCGGCGCACCGCACCGCCCTCCATCCGGAGGGCACCATGTGGACCACCCTGGACGACACCGACGACCCGGACCCGGACTTCCACACCCGCTGGTACTACTACGCCGACCGCCGCCCCTGGCGGCGCGGCTGCCTCGACCCGCTGCTCCGCGCCGTCGCCGACGACACGCTGCCGGGCATCTTCGTGACGGACACCGAGTTCACCCGTATCCACCACCCGTACGACGGCGGTGCGGACGTCGTCCTCGCCACCTCCGAGGAACGGGACCGGATGCGCGACCGACACTCCTCCTGGCTGTCCACACACCCCTCGGGGTACTGA
- a CDS encoding recombinase family protein: protein MSEAAPVSPVVSYARISADTAGDGHGVEDQHKVNGETAARLGWTIVHRYSDSDLSAAKAGVVRPDFEAMMKALKSGHLPDGQPVRGVIVVADDRLARRAGDYERFVDALTYEEGRLYADAKGSKNLYSEDVESMGLFGVVISKMEVRKMQRRARRSHRARAELGIPVGGKRPFGWQNDKLTLEPEEAAWLAKGAREVIAGKSLHSILREWREAGVRTINGKEWASRSLKLALWNPRLCGWRKHNGELVRHANGVPVVGLWEAVITPKEWAAIDAVFSARVGPNMKVDGSVTDYRTPSYLMTGILRCGKPREDGQICNSPLRATVRADLSGGYLYQCPSKEMGGCGGTGRNGAKIDEFITEAVLAKLEERAARATRADERWGGEEELARLMAKQRNLLQAWQEDQVSDELFFPENQKMEARVKELRADRTCHVLRRQRAAEVTGDVRERWTSGRLELGQKRVLIREVLHAVLVLPVGGGGRRPFNPDLLVPKWRD, encoded by the coding sequence GTGAGCGAAGCGGCACCGGTAAGCCCGGTCGTGTCGTACGCGCGTATCTCCGCCGACACGGCCGGGGACGGTCACGGCGTCGAGGACCAGCACAAGGTGAATGGCGAGACGGCAGCGCGTCTCGGCTGGACGATCGTGCACCGTTACTCCGACAGCGACCTGTCGGCGGCAAAGGCGGGGGTGGTGCGTCCGGACTTCGAGGCCATGATGAAGGCGCTCAAGTCGGGCCACTTGCCGGACGGGCAGCCCGTACGCGGCGTCATCGTCGTCGCGGACGACCGCTTAGCGCGCCGCGCAGGCGACTACGAGCGGTTCGTGGATGCGCTCACGTACGAGGAGGGACGGCTCTACGCGGACGCCAAGGGGTCGAAGAACCTCTATAGCGAGGACGTGGAGTCCATGGGGCTCTTCGGTGTCGTCATCTCCAAGATGGAGGTGCGCAAGATGCAGCGGCGGGCGCGCCGTTCACACCGCGCTCGCGCGGAGCTGGGTATCCCGGTGGGCGGGAAGCGCCCCTTCGGGTGGCAGAACGACAAGCTGACGCTGGAGCCCGAGGAAGCGGCGTGGCTGGCGAAGGGCGCCCGTGAGGTGATCGCGGGCAAGTCCCTGCACTCGATCCTCCGCGAGTGGCGTGAGGCCGGCGTCCGCACGATCAACGGCAAGGAATGGGCGAGCCGTTCCCTCAAACTCGCGTTGTGGAACCCGAGGTTGTGCGGGTGGCGGAAGCACAACGGTGAGCTGGTGCGTCATGCCAACGGCGTTCCCGTCGTGGGTCTCTGGGAGGCCGTCATCACCCCCAAGGAGTGGGCGGCCATCGACGCCGTCTTCTCGGCCCGCGTCGGCCCCAACATGAAAGTTGACGGGTCGGTCACGGACTACCGGACCCCCTCGTACCTGATGACGGGAATCCTCCGATGCGGAAAGCCTCGCGAGGACGGGCAGATCTGTAATTCGCCCCTTCGGGCGACCGTACGAGCGGACCTCTCCGGGGGTTACCTCTACCAATGTCCCAGTAAGGAAATGGGCGGATGTGGGGGCACCGGAAGGAACGGCGCCAAGATTGATGAATTCATTACGGAGGCCGTACTCGCAAAGTTGGAAGAGAGGGCAGCCAGGGCGACGCGCGCCGACGAACGGTGGGGAGGGGAGGAAGAGCTGGCCCGTCTGATGGCCAAGCAGCGCAATCTTCTCCAGGCATGGCAGGAAGACCAGGTCTCGGATGAACTGTTCTTCCCCGAGAACCAGAAGATGGAGGCGCGTGTCAAGGAACTCCGTGCGGACAGGACGTGTCACGTTCTGCGCAGGCAGCGGGCCGCCGAGGTGACGGGCGATGTACGTGAGCGCTGGACCTCGGGCAGGCTCGAACTCGGGCAGAAGCGCGTCCTGATCAGGGAAGTACTGCACGCGGTGCTCGTGTTGCCAGTGGGAGGCGGAGGCCGACGCCCGTTCAACCCTGATCTGCTGGTTCCGAAGTGGCGGGACTGA
- a CDS encoding sulfatase-like hydrolase/transferase: MSSRRHFLAGSAAAAVGLAALPQAVRPAQAAAAGAEGPPNLVVILADDLGYGDLGAYGQKLISTPRIDQLASEGLRFTDAYSAAAVCAPSRAALLTGLHTGHAAVRANPSSGGQGSLGTGDTTFAEVLRARGYRTGLFGKWGFGPEAGDQPSHPGARGFEEFYGYIDHSHAHQYYPAYLWNGNAKETVPTGTFAPDAIAARALGFIDAHAAGAAPFLLFLTPNLPHAPSEIPDASAYADRSWTQANKSHAAQISLLDAQVGAVVDRLKARGIAERTVVLVASDNGPHEEGGVNPDLFDANGPLRGYKRNLYEGGVRVPLVAWSPGRIAPGTTSARPTPLYDLLPTLADLAGGAPAPSDIDGLSAAPVLNGAPALAPLHNHLYWYRDEQGVTSRANTQDGGRAKQVAEAIRKDRWKAVRFAPARDRTVADSKWDFELYDLSADLGEKNDVAAKNPSVVSALTALLRSSWADTYVRRPWGLTAVVDAVASTLTTTVANGTTRPWPDVRVTLPLPAGWTATATTATTALSLGPGESLTTTWRLTPPPAVPAPVLLVPRATTSSSLGFTAPTRYTPLPAPPTQDSYLSDLPWVSAANGWGPVEIDRSNGKQAAGDGTPIAFGGVTYAKGLGVHAPSEIVYHLGGRGNRFTALVGIDDFSKKQSASGATRATVRGDGRVLATTGTLTGASGPTALDVDVRGIRLLHLVVEDANANSAFDHTSWASARVTVV; this comes from the coding sequence ATGTCCAGCCGCCGCCATTTCCTCGCGGGTTCCGCGGCCGCCGCCGTCGGCCTCGCGGCCCTCCCGCAGGCCGTCCGGCCCGCTCAGGCGGCCGCCGCCGGGGCGGAGGGTCCGCCGAACCTCGTGGTGATCCTGGCCGACGATCTGGGCTACGGCGACCTGGGCGCGTACGGCCAGAAGCTGATCAGCACCCCGCGCATCGACCAGCTCGCCTCCGAAGGGCTCCGGTTCACCGACGCCTACTCCGCGGCCGCCGTCTGCGCGCCCTCCCGCGCCGCGCTGCTGACCGGCCTGCACACCGGGCACGCGGCCGTCCGGGCCAACCCCTCCAGCGGCGGCCAGGGCAGCCTCGGCACCGGCGACACCACCTTCGCGGAGGTGCTCCGGGCGCGCGGCTACCGTACGGGCCTCTTCGGCAAGTGGGGCTTCGGACCGGAGGCCGGGGACCAGCCGAGCCACCCGGGCGCGCGGGGCTTCGAGGAGTTCTACGGGTACATCGACCACAGCCACGCCCACCAGTACTACCCGGCGTACCTCTGGAACGGCAACGCCAAGGAGACCGTCCCGACGGGCACCTTCGCCCCCGACGCGATCGCCGCGCGCGCCCTCGGCTTCATCGACGCCCACGCCGCCGGCGCCGCCCCCTTCCTGCTTTTCCTCACCCCGAACCTGCCGCATGCCCCGAGCGAGATCCCCGACGCGAGCGCCTACGCGGACCGGTCCTGGACGCAGGCGAACAAGTCGCACGCGGCGCAGATCAGCCTCCTCGACGCGCAGGTCGGCGCCGTCGTCGACCGGCTGAAGGCGCGGGGCATCGCGGAGCGCACGGTCGTCCTGGTGGCCTCCGACAACGGCCCGCACGAGGAGGGCGGGGTGAACCCGGACCTCTTCGACGCCAACGGTCCGCTGCGCGGCTACAAGCGCAACCTGTACGAGGGCGGCGTCCGCGTCCCCCTCGTCGCCTGGTCCCCGGGCCGGATCGCCCCCGGCACCACCAGCGCCCGCCCCACCCCGCTCTACGACCTCCTGCCCACCCTCGCCGACCTGGCGGGCGGCGCCCCGGCCCCCTCGGACATCGACGGGCTCTCGGCGGCCCCCGTCCTGAACGGCGCCCCCGCCCTGGCTCCCCTCCACAACCACCTGTACTGGTACCGGGACGAGCAGGGCGTCACCAGCCGGGCCAACACCCAGGACGGCGGCCGGGCGAAGCAGGTCGCGGAGGCCATCCGCAAGGACCGGTGGAAGGCCGTACGGTTCGCCCCGGCGCGGGACCGGACGGTGGCGGATTCGAAGTGGGACTTCGAGCTCTACGACCTGTCGGCGGACCTCGGCGAGAAGAACGACGTGGCGGCGAAGAACCCGTCGGTGGTCTCGGCGTTGACGGCCCTCCTGCGCTCCTCCTGGGCGGATACGTACGTGCGCCGCCCGTGGGGCCTGACGGCGGTCGTCGACGCCGTCGCCTCGACGCTCACCACGACCGTCGCGAACGGTACGACCCGCCCCTGGCCGGACGTCCGCGTCACCCTCCCGCTCCCGGCGGGCTGGACGGCCACCGCGACGACGGCGACGACCGCGCTCTCCCTCGGCCCGGGCGAGTCCCTGACCACGACGTGGCGGCTGACCCCGCCCCCGGCGGTGCCCGCACCCGTGCTCCTCGTTCCGCGGGCCACCACCTCGTCCTCCCTCGGCTTCACGGCACCCACCCGATACACGCCCCTGCCGGCCCCGCCCACGCAGGACAGCTACCTCAGCGACCTTCCCTGGGTCTCGGCGGCCAACGGCTGGGGCCCGGTCGAGATCGACCGCTCCAACGGCAAGCAGGCGGCGGGCGACGGCACCCCGATCGCCTTCGGCGGGGTCACGTACGCGAAGGGCCTCGGCGTGCACGCCCCGTCGGAGATCGTCTACCACCTGGGCGGCCGCGGGAACCGCTTCACGGCCCTGGTCGGCATCGACGACTTCTCGAAGAAGCAGTCGGCGTCCGGAGCCACCCGCGCGACCGTGCGCGGCGACGGGCGCGTCCTCGCCACGACGGGCACCCTGACCGGCGCCTCGGGCCCGACGGCGCTCGACGTGGACGTACGCGGCATCCGCCTCCTCCACCTGGTGGTGGAGGACGCCAACGCCAACTCCGCCTTCGACCACACCTCGTGGGCGTCGGCGCGGGTGACGGTGGTCTGA
- a CDS encoding NAD(P)-dependent alcohol dehydrogenase: MSVTQVAAYAAPAPKAPLERITVPRRPVGAHDVLIDIKFAGICHSDIHQVTDGWGEGIYPMVPGHEIAGVVTEVGSGVTKFAVGDRVGVGCFVDSCRECEQCLAGQEQFCAKGMTGTYNSLDKNGEPTYGGYSTHVVVDENYTVRIPDGLALDIAAPLLCAGITLYSPLKHWKAGPGKQVAVVGLGGLGHMGVKIAHALGAEVTVLSQTLRKQEDGLKLGADHFYATSDEATFKELAGRFDLIVSTVSAPLALDAYLGLLKVDGALVNVGAPEEPVSLNLFSVIGGRKTLAGSMIGGIAETQEMLDFCAEHGLGADIELIRADEVNEAYERVQSGDVRYRFVIDTSTI; this comes from the coding sequence GTGTCCGTCACCCAGGTCGCCGCCTACGCCGCTCCCGCGCCCAAGGCCCCGCTGGAGCGCATCACCGTCCCGCGCCGTCCGGTCGGCGCGCACGACGTCCTCATCGACATCAAGTTCGCCGGCATCTGCCACTCCGACATCCACCAGGTCACCGACGGCTGGGGCGAGGGCATCTACCCCATGGTCCCGGGCCACGAGATCGCCGGTGTCGTCACCGAAGTCGGCTCCGGAGTGACCAAGTTCGCCGTCGGTGACCGCGTGGGCGTCGGCTGCTTCGTCGACTCCTGCCGCGAGTGCGAGCAGTGCCTCGCCGGGCAGGAGCAGTTCTGTGCCAAGGGCATGACCGGCACGTACAACTCCCTCGACAAGAACGGCGAGCCCACGTACGGCGGTTACTCCACGCACGTGGTCGTCGACGAGAACTACACCGTCCGCATCCCCGACGGCCTCGCCCTCGACATCGCCGCCCCGCTGCTCTGCGCCGGCATCACCCTGTACTCCCCGCTCAAGCACTGGAAGGCCGGCCCCGGCAAGCAGGTCGCGGTCGTCGGTCTCGGCGGCCTCGGCCACATGGGCGTCAAGATCGCCCACGCGCTCGGCGCCGAGGTCACCGTCCTCTCGCAGACCCTGCGCAAGCAGGAGGACGGCCTCAAGCTGGGCGCCGACCACTTCTACGCGACGAGCGACGAGGCCACCTTCAAGGAGCTGGCCGGCCGCTTCGACCTGATCGTGTCGACCGTCTCCGCGCCACTCGCCCTCGACGCCTACCTGGGCCTGCTCAAGGTGGACGGGGCCCTGGTGAACGTCGGCGCCCCGGAGGAGCCGGTCTCGCTGAACCTGTTCTCCGTCATCGGCGGCCGCAAGACCCTGGCCGGCTCGATGATCGGCGGGATCGCCGAGACGCAGGAGATGCTCGACTTCTGCGCGGAGCACGGGCTCGGTGCGGACATCGAGCTGATCCGTGCCGATGAGGTCAACGAGGCTTACGAGCGCGTCCAGTCGGGCGACGTCCGCTACCGCTTCGTCATCGACACCTCGACCATCTGA
- a CDS encoding helix-turn-helix transcriptional regulator, which translates to MDQLDQRAELGEFLRSRRARLRPEDVGLPDYGRHRRVPGLRREELAQLAGVSVAYYTRLEQGHGQNVSAEILDAIARALRLDGTERAHLSHLAGPKPRKRRQAPRPQQVRPELRTLLDAMDGVPAYLVGRRQDVIGWNRLAAAVFGDFGKLPAQERNLVRLVFLDPATAELYADWECRACEVVSNLRVYAGQFPDDERLSALVGELSVKNEEFRRLWAAHTVADNKIHGVKRLRHPLVGDIQLSFETLALPDDPAQFLVTYHAAPGSPSADALSLLASWSASPATPTPDRESDRDRDHAPGPVGESAP; encoded by the coding sequence ATGGACCAGCTTGATCAGCGAGCCGAGCTCGGCGAGTTCCTGCGTTCCCGGCGGGCCCGCCTGCGCCCCGAGGACGTGGGCCTGCCCGACTACGGGCGCCACCGCCGCGTCCCCGGCCTGCGCCGCGAGGAGCTGGCGCAGCTGGCCGGGGTGTCGGTGGCGTACTACACCCGGCTGGAGCAGGGCCACGGCCAGAACGTGTCGGCGGAGATCCTCGACGCCATCGCGCGGGCCCTGCGCCTGGACGGTACGGAGCGCGCGCACCTGAGCCACCTGGCCGGCCCCAAGCCGCGCAAGCGCCGCCAGGCCCCGCGCCCCCAGCAGGTCCGGCCGGAGCTGCGGACGCTGCTGGACGCGATGGACGGCGTACCCGCGTACCTGGTCGGGCGGCGCCAGGACGTCATCGGCTGGAACAGGCTGGCCGCGGCGGTCTTCGGCGACTTCGGGAAGCTCCCGGCGCAGGAGCGCAACCTCGTGCGGCTGGTGTTCCTGGACCCGGCGACGGCGGAGCTGTACGCGGACTGGGAATGCCGGGCGTGCGAGGTGGTGAGCAATCTGCGCGTGTACGCCGGGCAGTTCCCCGACGACGAACGGCTGTCCGCGCTGGTCGGTGAACTGTCCGTCAAGAACGAGGAGTTCCGCCGGTTGTGGGCCGCCCACACGGTGGCCGACAACAAGATCCACGGCGTCAAGCGACTGCGCCACCCGCTGGTCGGCGACATCCAGCTCTCCTTCGAGACCCTGGCCCTCCCGGACGACCCGGCGCAGTTCCTCGTCACCTACCACGCGGCCCCGGGCTCCCCCTCGGCCGACGCCCTCAGCCTCCTCGCCTCCTGGTCCGCGTCCCCCGCCACCCCCACCCCCGACCGGGAGTCCGACCGGGACCGGGATCACGCCCCGGGCCCCGTCGGGGAATCCGCTCCGTAG
- a CDS encoding GNAT family N-acetyltransferase yields the protein MTITPLSVPPTDTEVDHWWAVLAAARTADLPGTPPPSRTEVAGALRVPSVRGRSLYWATDDAVASLVLFTDGANDHTAFLDELTVRPDARRRGVGSALWERAREELLADGRTSVATEVDLGGPGQAFAESVGFENVLSMAWYVQDVREARWVQETKAAEAAQSARAGSASTPPGYELHCWPGLVPDDRAQAVAVAHGAMEDAPMGELDQQIQTWTAERLHAAHRKILDRGGELTTVAAVTPDGEVAAYTELVLPDPAGPRALQYDTVVVPAHRGHGLGRAVKLRMLAEAATRHPDLRTIATSVADDNTPMLAVNAALGYRRERAVGYFQLHL from the coding sequence ATGACGATCACCCCGCTCTCCGTACCCCCGACCGACACCGAGGTCGACCACTGGTGGGCCGTCCTGGCCGCGGCCCGGACGGCGGACCTGCCGGGGACTCCGCCGCCCTCCCGGACGGAGGTGGCCGGAGCGCTGCGGGTGCCCTCGGTGCGGGGGCGCTCGCTGTACTGGGCGACGGACGACGCCGTCGCCTCCCTGGTCCTGTTCACCGACGGCGCCAACGACCACACGGCGTTCCTGGACGAGCTGACCGTACGGCCCGACGCGCGGCGCCGCGGTGTGGGATCGGCCCTGTGGGAGCGGGCCCGCGAGGAACTGCTCGCGGACGGCCGGACCTCGGTGGCGACGGAGGTGGACCTGGGGGGTCCGGGGCAGGCGTTCGCCGAGTCCGTGGGCTTCGAGAACGTCCTGTCGATGGCCTGGTACGTCCAGGACGTACGGGAGGCGCGGTGGGTGCAGGAGACGAAGGCCGCGGAGGCCGCCCAGTCCGCCCGGGCGGGGTCCGCGTCCACCCCGCCCGGCTACGAGCTGCACTGCTGGCCCGGGCTGGTGCCCGACGACCGGGCGCAGGCCGTGGCCGTGGCCCACGGGGCGATGGAGGACGCGCCGATGGGGGAGCTGGACCAGCAGATCCAGACCTGGACGGCGGAGCGCCTGCACGCGGCCCACCGCAAGATCCTGGACCGGGGAGGCGAACTGACCACGGTCGCCGCCGTCACCCCGGACGGCGAGGTCGCGGCCTACACGGAACTGGTCCTCCCCGATCCGGCCGGCCCGCGCGCGCTCCAGTACGACACCGTGGTGGTCCCCGCCCACCGGGGCCACGGCCTCGGCCGCGCGGTCAAGCTCCGCATGCTCGCGGAGGCGGCGACCCGCCACCCGGACCTGCGCACCATCGCCACCTCGGTGGCGGACGACAACACCCCGATGCTCGCGGTCAACGCGGCGCTGGGCTACCGGCGCGAACGCGCGGTCGGGTACTTCCAGTTGCACCTCTAG
- a CDS encoding RNA-guided endonuclease InsQ/TnpB family protein, giving the protein MTTTAAADGAGYARFTYRLRVSSTALAKLLGEWGRCRWIWNECCARSKKAHAENEKCGPARLDTMLTEARSRNTWLGEGSSVPQQQLIRDFGKSRAKALKDVKARLPMRQRAGMPRYKKKAHADPSLNYTCRGFRIKGGRLHLAGGINLRVVWSRDLPADPSSVRIYRDSLGHWYASFVVPAEVQPLSETGLVIGIDWGVKEIATTTSDAHDLPHTGHGKKAAVRLARYQRMMARRKPAKGRPGSRGYRVAKKLTAKLHKKVARQRQDTGRKWAKTVVRDHDALAVEDFRPKFLSKSTMARKAADAAIGATKRELIAMARKHGRVVRLVHPAHTSMDCAQCGARTKHALPLSERTYTCNVCGAVSPRDRNSAHVMLVRAGLNPAAVDRGRPVSPSGWQAA; this is encoded by the coding sequence ATGACGACAACGGCCGCTGCGGATGGTGCCGGTTATGCCCGGTTCACCTACCGGCTTCGTGTGTCGTCGACCGCGCTCGCCAAGTTGTTGGGTGAGTGGGGCCGGTGCCGGTGGATCTGGAACGAATGCTGTGCCCGGTCGAAGAAGGCCCATGCCGAGAATGAGAAGTGCGGGCCGGCCCGGCTGGACACGATGCTGACCGAAGCCCGTAGCCGCAATACCTGGTTGGGTGAGGGCAGCAGCGTTCCGCAGCAGCAGCTGATTCGGGACTTCGGGAAGTCCCGTGCCAAGGCTTTGAAGGACGTCAAAGCCCGGTTGCCGATGCGGCAGCGGGCGGGGATGCCCAGGTACAAGAAGAAGGCCCATGCCGATCCGAGCCTGAACTACACCTGTCGCGGATTCCGGATCAAGGGTGGCCGCCTGCACCTTGCAGGCGGCATCAACCTGAGGGTGGTGTGGTCCCGGGATCTCCCGGCGGACCCGTCGTCGGTGCGGATCTACCGTGACAGCCTCGGCCATTGGTACGCGTCCTTTGTCGTTCCCGCCGAAGTGCAGCCGCTCTCGGAGACGGGCCTGGTGATCGGGATCGACTGGGGTGTGAAGGAGATCGCGACCACCACCAGCGACGCCCACGATCTCCCGCACACCGGGCACGGTAAGAAGGCGGCCGTCAGGCTCGCCCGTTATCAGCGGATGATGGCCCGCCGTAAACCGGCGAAGGGCAGGCCCGGTTCGAGGGGCTACCGGGTGGCGAAGAAGCTGACGGCGAAACTCCACAAGAAGGTGGCCCGGCAGCGGCAGGACACCGGCCGGAAGTGGGCCAAGACCGTGGTCCGTGACCATGACGCCCTGGCGGTGGAGGACTTTCGGCCGAAGTTCCTCTCTAAGTCGACTATGGCCCGCAAGGCGGCCGACGCGGCGATCGGCGCGACCAAGCGTGAGCTGATCGCCATGGCGCGCAAGCACGGGCGCGTCGTGCGTCTTGTTCATCCCGCGCACACCAGCATGGATTGCGCGCAGTGCGGAGCGAGAACCAAGCACGCACTACCTCTCTCAGAACGTACCTACACCTGCAACGTGTGCGGAGCCGTATCCCCCAGGGACAGGAACTCCGCCCACGTCATGCTGGTCCGGGCTGGTCTCAACCCGGCTGCCGTCGATCGTGGAAGACCTGTCAGTCCGTCGGGCTGGCAGGCAGCGTGA